One Setaria italica strain Yugu1 chromosome II, Setaria_italica_v2.0, whole genome shotgun sequence DNA segment encodes these proteins:
- the LOC105913822 gene encoding patatin-like protein 1, with the protein MAGYLQMIQEDSCVLNNYNAYYGDNERDIKEDNQAGRVLSQGYTTSPTHYSKKLCVLSIGTGVTKHSFRERGLAAAGPAHVLQRVGGGLRGRAPLQEYKTHGCEDQYLRIQEGHLEDAAAAMDDASEANMESLVRIGNELLAKPLQRTDWETGRPLPVVGAGAGTNAEALTELARKLRDERRRRLGARRTTRKRLLEKVISAGEIDVCQVEAKIRAC; encoded by the exons ATGGCGGGGTATTTGCAAATGATCCA AGAAGATTCTTGTGTTCTAAATAATTACAACGCAT ACTATGGTGACAACGAACGAGATATCAAAGAGGATAATCAGGCAGGACGGGTTCTTTCCCAAGGGTACACTACATCGCCAACGCACTACTCGAAGAAGCTCTGCGTGCTCTCCATCGGCACCGGCGTCACAAAGCACTC ATTCAGGGAACGGGGGCTCGCCGCTGCTGGACCTGCTCATGTACTCCAGCGGGTCGGAGGTGGACTACGAGGCCGCGCTCCTCTACAAGAGTACAAGACGCACGGGTGCGAGGACCAGTACCTGCGAATCCAGGAGGGCCACctggaggacgccgccgccgctatggACGACGCGTCGGAGGCCAACATGGAGAGCCTGGTCCGGATCGGCAACGAGCTCCTCGCCAAGCCCCTGCAGAGGACGGACTGGGAGACGGGGCGGCCCTTGCCTGTcgtcggcgcgggcgcgggcaccAACGCCGAAGCGCTCACGGAGCTCGCGAGGAAACTGCGCGACGAGAGGAGGCGCAGGCTCGGAGCACGGCGGACCACGCGGAAACGGCTTCTGGAGAAGGTGATCTCCGCCGGCGAGATTGATGTCTGCCAGGTCGAGGCCAAAATAAGAGCGTGCTAG